From Dehalococcoidia bacterium:
GCGATGTCCATCTGCACGACGCGGACGTCCGGCCGGAAGCGGGGCGGCAGGCCGAAGTGCATGATCCAGTTCAGCCGCGCGCCGATCAGGAACACGAGGTCGGCGTTCTGCAGCGCGTAGGACCGCGCCGCCCCTACCGAGAGCGGGTGGTCGTCCGGGATCACTCCCTTGCCCATCGGTGAGGCCAGGAAGGGCAACTGCGTCGTCTCGATGAACTTCTGCACATCGGCCTCGGCGCGGGCATAGGCGGCGCCCTTGCCGACGATCACGAGCGGGTTCTGCGCCGTCTTCAGGGCGTCGATGGCCGCGACCACGTTTGCCGGGTCCGCGAGCGTCCGCGGCGGGTCGGGCACGCGCGGGTAGTGCTTGACCGCGTCCTCGTCCACGCTGCCGCTGATCACGTCCCCCATGAGGTCAAGGTAAGCTGGCCCGGGACGGCCAGAGATCGAGTAGCGGACGGCCTGCTCGATGTAGAAGGGCAGGCGGGCGGTGCTCTCCGGCTGGGCCTGGTACTTCACCCAGGGCGCCGCCGCCAGCATCTGCGGCGCCTCCTGGAAGGCGCCCATGCCCATCTGGTAGCTGTCGTTGGCGCCGGCCAGGCAGAGCATGGGCCAGCAGTTGGCCTGGGCGTTGCCCATGCCGGAAATGGCGTTGGTCATGCCCGGGCCCGATACCACCAGACAGGCCCCTGGCCTGCCCGTGAGGTACCCGACGGCGCCGGCGGCGTAGGCGGCCGACTGCTCGTGCCTCATGCCGAGATACTTGATGCCGGCGCGCTGCATGGCGCTGGCGATGGGTGAGACGGGGATGCCGACGATGCCAAAGGCATAGTCGACTCCCTGAGTCTTGAGGCTGCGGGCGATGAGCGTGGCGCCGTCGATCTCGGCCAAGGTCGTCCTCCTGCAAAACTTCGTGGTCGGGGTTCCGCGTGGTCGGGCGTCCGCAGTGTAATGCCGGCGGCCGCTTGGCGCATTCGCCGCGGTCGCCTTCAGTCCACCCCGGCCTCCCGCGACAGAGGGCAACGGCCGCAGCCGCCCTGGCTGCACCACTCGGCGTGCAGGGCGAGCAGGCCCTGTTGCTCCAGGGGCGTGCGCGTCGTCCGGCGGCGGCCGGCGGGCGCCAGGTTCGCCTCCAGGAATGCCGTCTTGCCGTAGGGCGGCAGCGCTGGCAGTGAGGCCGCGAGTTCCAGGCAGCGCCCTTCGAGTTCAGGGCGCACGGCCGCCGCGAAGGGCAACACGGCGTTGAGGAGCACCTCGACCGCG
This genomic window contains:
- a CDS encoding thiamine pyrophosphate-binding protein, producing MAEIDGATLIARSLKTQGVDYAFGIVGIPVSPIASAMQRAGIKYLGMRHEQSAAYAAGAVGYLTGRPGACLVVSGPGMTNAISGMGNAQANCWPMLCLAGANDSYQMGMGAFQEAPQMLAAAPWVKYQAQPESTARLPFYIEQAVRYSISGRPGPAYLDLMGDVISGSVDEDAVKHYPRVPDPPRTLADPANVVAAIDALKTAQNPLVIVGKGAAYARAEADVQKFIETTQLPFLASPMGKGVIPDDHPLSVGAARSYALQNADLVFLIGARLNWIMHFGLPPRFRPDVRVVQMDIAAEEIGRNVPAEVALVGDAKAVTGQLNQYLEEHPWQYPAETTWRTGIEKKIQENVAGNAELMNDDSVPMGYYRALKEIRDMLPRDAMIVSEGASTMDIGRQVLNNYLPRHRLDAGTWGTMGVGLAFAIAAQVVHPEKRVVDIEGDAAFGFSGMEVEVACRHNLPITFIVFNNNGIGGGPDDPERARMVPGAYIPDARYERVIEAFGGLGIYVEQPRDLQPAIKRAFEHGGPSLINVKISNQARRRPQQFAWLTR